The Drosophila innubila isolate TH190305 chromosome 2L unlocalized genomic scaffold, UK_Dinn_1.0 4_B_2L, whole genome shotgun sequence genome segment GTGCAGTTGTCGGTCGATGAGATTGTGATTGCCATGAACAGCGAGGATCAGGAGCGCCAGTTTCTGGGCATGCAGCAGGCCCGCAAGATGCTCAGTCGGGAACGCAATCCACCCATTGACCTGATGATCGGACATGGCATTGTTCCCATATGCATACGCTTCCTTCAAAACACTGGCAAGTAAGTAGAGTTAATGCCCTGATTCGGATTAGTATTGGAATCTGACATAATTCTCCTTTAACTTTGGACAGCACCATGCTGCAGTTTGAGGCTGCCTGGGCTTTGACCAACATCGCCTCGGGCACAGCGGAGCAGACGCGCTGCGTCATCGAGCAGGACGCAGTGCCGCATTTCATTGCCCTGCTACAGTCCAAGTCCATCAATCTGGCCGAGCAGGCTGTCTGGGCACTGGGCAACATTGCTGGCGATGGCGCCGCCGCACGTGACATTGTCATTCAGAACAATGTCATCGATGGCATCCTACCCTTGATCAATCATGACACGCCCATCTCATTCCTACGCAACATTGTCTGGTTAATGTCGAATTTGTGCCGCAACAAGAATCCATCACCGCCATTCGAGCAGGTGAAGCGTCTGCTTCCCGTGCTGTCACAGCTGTTGCTCAGCCAGGACATACAGGTGCTGGCCGATGCCTGTTGGGCCTTGTCCTATGTGAcggacgacgacaacaacaagattcAGGCGGTGGTCGATACGGATGCAGTGCCCCGACTGGTCAATCTCCTGCAGACGGATGAGCCCAGCATCATTGTACCAGCCTTACGCAGCGTTGGCAACATTGTCACCGGAACGGATCTGCAAGTGAGTAAACCTCGACAACACCTGTCCGATTTAGTTAACCCTTTGTGATGCTTCTCTCGGCAGACGGATGTGGTGATTGCTGCTGGTGGTCTGCCCAAGCTGGGCATGTTGCTGCAGCACTCCAAGGGCAACATTGTCAAGGAGGCTGCGTGGACAGTGAGCAACATAACGGCCGGCAATCAGAAACAGATTCAGGCGGTCATCGATGCTGGCATCTTCCATCAAATACGTCATGTGCTCGAGAAGGGAGACTTCAAGGCGCAAAAGGAAGCCGCATGGGCGGTGACAAATACAACAACGTCGGGAACACCCGAGCAGATTGTCGATCTGATTGAGAAGAACAAGATATTAAAGCCTTTCATTGATTTACTGGATGCCAAGGATCCCCGCACCATCAAAGTTGTGCAGACGGGTCTCTCCAATCTATTCGCACTCGCCGAGAAATTGGGCGGCACTGAGAATCTCTGCCTGATGGTCGAGGAGCTGGGTGGCCTCGACAAGTTGGAAGCGCTACAGCAGCATGAGAATGAAGAGGTCTACAAAAAGGCCTTTGCCATCATTGATACATACTTTAACACTGGCGACGACGAGGCCGAACAGAAGCTGGCGCCCCAGGAGGTTAATGGCGCTCTCGAGTTTAATAGCACACAGCCCAAGGCGCCCGAGGGCGGGTATTCCTTCTAAGTAACGCAAGTGCCAGCCATCACCATCTCcaaaaccaacacacacacaaccagatacagatacattttgttctcgttttttttctttctattatGCGACCGCGCCTACACAAACAATACACCTTATCAAAACTcactcacccacacacacacacacaaacacattctATACTAGTTTGTCACTCCcaagcacactcacacacacacacacacacacacatggacatttatatttcaattcaaaacaTGCACGGAAGGAAAATCCTTAATTGTGTTTTTCCCCATAATTGTACTGCATACGGCCATGAAAACGCATCTTCGGCGCGTTCTTAAATTCGCTTcaaaatttccatttccattagCACACATATACCCACACACAACTGCACAAATTACCATGTGATTATACCCTTCACCTGTCCAGCTGTGCTGACAGGTGTTGGGTTTTTTTAGACAATCGGGGCTCAGAGCGCAGCCTGTTGCGTTTGCATGGCCGAATGTACTGTTTTGGAGTGTGCTTTATTCCTTTTTAAATCGCCATAATTTTCggataatatttatgtatatttaggctgttagtatatttattgaatatgtatttgtaatgTACTGTTGTGATTACAATACGCAACCACAAACCCATTATTTTAGAACACTAAACACTTCACACAACGCAAAGCAATTTATCAATGTGTCCTCATCCCTGTATTAAtacaatgaataaaaaaatataaatataaataatagacaaaaaattaatgcattGTTAGGGATAAGCATGAATCCCAAATAACCAGAAGCggtcataaaattaatatacaaatattgctAGATTGAAAACTATTAAGAGATATATTAAATCTTGGCAAAGTGCTCATTTAGAAAAACAATTCAgtaataaaactataaattctATTTGATGTTTAATACTAACCCAAGTAATTAGgcattatcaaatttttaaagaattttacaaataaaaagtttaaaattctatttttattgaaacagCTAGCTATAATATATGGTAAGAAAACATAAATTGCAACACAGAGATCATTTAATTATCTCTAATGCTTTACAAGTTTGAAGCAATGTTTCTTCTCTAATACTATATAATAATACTGAATAAGTATAACGACCCCATTGCATCAGATTAGATAAGCTGATTAAGTAATAGAACTGTGGAAGCAATAGCAGAAGCTGCATGACTCAATTTAATCAAGCGTCGCATCCGAATCAGCGACAATTCTAGTGGttcaacaaaacacaacattGGATGGAATAGAAATgagaatggaaatgaaaatgggtGTATCTCCCACCTTCCCCCAAATGGACGCTGAGCAAAGTGCGTCCAACGTTCCGCAGTTCGTCTTTGGCGTCGTTTAGTGTCTGTTCAAGCGGCCagagaaattataaaaatagattaaataGATTTGTAGTTGCAGAAAATTCAAACTTGGCCAGAGCTTTTCAACGTTCTCCAAGTGTCGTCATCAATGAACCGAGCGCCAGCCCAATTAAATTAGCttctttcaaatatttttccgCATCTAATGAAAATGAGCATTCAGTTTAATTCTGTTCGAAGCTCTGTGCGGGCGTGAATTCTATTCTCTCAGTgatcatttgtttttgttttttggcaacgcgttttatgtaatttttgtttttgttttcgtatTTGCGTATTCCATTTGGATTTACATCTTCATTTGGCTGCACTACAAAGTGGACAGGAGACATAAGAGGTAACTAAAAGTGAGGCCAAGTGATCAGTGAAAGTTGAGAGTGC includes the following:
- the LOC117782126 gene encoding importin subunit alpha, whose product is MNKSEGSAHQGHYKANTLNTQDSRMRRHEVTIELRKSKKEDQMFKRRNINDEDLTSPLKEVNGQSPVQLSVDEIVIAMNSEDQERQFLGMQQARKMLSRERNPPIDLMIGHGIVPICIRFLQNTGNTMLQFEAAWALTNIASGTAEQTRCVIEQDAVPHFIALLQSKSINLAEQAVWALGNIAGDGAAARDIVIQNNVIDGILPLINHDTPISFLRNIVWLMSNLCRNKNPSPPFEQVKRLLPVLSQLLLSQDIQVLADACWALSYVTDDDNNKIQAVVDTDAVPRLVNLLQTDEPSIIVPALRSVGNIVTGTDLQTDVVIAAGGLPKLGMLLQHSKGNIVKEAAWTVSNITAGNQKQIQAVIDAGIFHQIRHVLEKGDFKAQKEAAWAVTNTTTSGTPEQIVDLIEKNKILKPFIDLLDAKDPRTIKVVQTGLSNLFALAEKLGGTENLCLMVEELGGLDKLEALQQHENEEVYKKAFAIIDTYFNTGDDEAEQKLAPQEVNGALEFNSTQPKAPEGGYSF